Proteins encoded by one window of Sciurus carolinensis chromosome 12, mSciCar1.2, whole genome shotgun sequence:
- the Tor3a gene encoding torsin-3A, giving the protein MPRGPRRPLGPGLLLLLLLPLAAAPGHRGAEGPWEGAEEPGSARAWLRAAGALSRRYWALFSCQVWPDHCDEAAADAGPGGWSLPGLGQRYLDVLSTWYRGFQERCPGGDCRISNNFPGLESDLSGRLHGQHLARELVLRTVRGYLEMPWPEKALALSFHGWSGTGKNFVARMLAENLYRDGLRSDCVKMFIAMFHFPHPKYVDLYKEQLAGQIRETQQRCQQSLLIFDEAEKLHPGLLELLGPYLERQATEGCSTRPPRTLFLFLSNLGGNVINEVVLKWLRAGHSREEITVGHLEPHLRAEITESTDSDFGHSRLVKGNLIDFFVPFLPLEYHHVRLCARDAFLSQELPYTEESLDEIANMMTYVPKEGQLFSTQGCKSVAQRITYVLP; this is encoded by the exons ATGCCTCGCGGCCCGCGGCGCCCGCTGGGGCCTGGCCtcctgctactgctgctgctgccgctcgCGGCCGCGCCTGGGCACCGCGGCGCCGAGGGGCCGTGGGAGGGCGCCGAGGAGCCGGGCTCGGCGCGGGCCTGGCTGCGCGCGGCCGGGGCCCTGTCCCGGCGGTACTGGGCGCTCTTCAGCTGCCAGGTGTGGCCAGACCACTGCGACGAGGCCGCCGCCGACGCGGGGCCCGGCG GCTGGAGCCTTCCTGGTTTGGGTCAGCGGTACCTGGATGTCCTCTCCACGTGGTACCGCGGCTTCCAGGAGCGCTGCCCTGGCGGGGATTGCAGGATCTCCAACAACTTCCCAG GTTTAGAGTCTGACCTGAGTGGGCGTCTGCACGGCCAGCATTTGGCCCGAGAGCTGGTCCTGAGAACAGTGAGGGGCTACTTAGAGATGCCCTGGCCAGAGAAGGCCCTGGCTCTGTCATTCCACGGCTGGTCTGGCACAGGCAAGAACTTTGTGGCACGGATGCTGGCAGAGAACCTGTATCGGGACGGGCTGAGGAGTGACTGTGTCAAGATGTTTATTGCCATGTTCCATTTTCCACACCCCAAGTATGTGGACCTGTACAAG GAGCAACTAGCAGGCCAGATCCGGGAGACACAGCAGCGCTGCCAACAGAGCCTGCTCATCTTTGACGAGGCTGAGAAGCTGCACCCGGGACTGCTAGAGCTCCTTGGACCATACCTGGAACGCCAGGCCACCGAGGGCTGCAGCACCAGGCCTCCCAGaaccctctttctttttctcag TAACCTTGGGGGCAACGTCATCAATGAGGTGGTCCTGAAATGGCTTAGGGCTGGACATTCCCGGGAAGAAATCACAGTGGGACACTTGGAGCCCCATCTCCGGGCCGAGATCACGGAGTCCACAG ACAGTGACTTTGGCCACAGCCGTCTTGTGAAGGGAAACCTGATTGACTTCTTTGTCCCCTTCTTGCCGCTGGAATACCATCACGTGAGGCTGTGCGCTCGCGACGCTTTCCTGAGCCAGGAGCTCCCATACACAGAAGAGTCCCTGGACGAGATCGCCAACATGATGACCTACGTCCCCAAGGAGGGACAACTCTTCTCCACCCAAGGCTGCAAATCTGTTGCTCAGAGAATCACCTACGTCCTGCCTTGA